CAGGCTAGGAACATCTCAACCATGATCAGGAGGATCAAGCTTCTTACTTCTTTGTTTGAAGAGATTCAAGAATCAAATGGCCCGCTTCCCCCATCTTCGATCCTGTGCCTCACCGAGCTTTTCTCCGTGATTCGAAGAGCTAAGTTTCTGATCCAAGATTGCAAAGATGGCAGCTTTTTGTGGGGGCTTATGCAGACAGAGTTAGTTTCAAATCAGTTTTATGTGCTAGTGAAGGAGCTGGGAAGGGCACTTGATATTTTACCTCTGAGTTTGCTTAAGGTTACAGCAGATATCAGAGAGCAAATTGAGCTTCTTCACAGGCAAGCAAAAAGGGTGGAGTTGTGTATTGACCTTAAAGAGctggaaagaagagaagagctTCTAGTTTTGATGGGCAGCAACAgtgagaagaacaagaagaacaaaggGTTCATAGACTTGGTGAAAGTGAAAGATATACTTTGCAGCATTGGTCTGAGAAACACCATGGATTATGAGGAAGAAACTTTAAAGCTAGAGGCAGAAGCTCACAAGCAAGCAGGGAGTGGTGGACTAATTGTGGTATCAAACATACACAACCTTACATCTCTTGTTTCATACTGCAAATCCATCATTTTTATTGATGACGAATTTGAAAAACCCAGCAAAGAGGACTTAAAAGTGCAATCTACACCCTCAAATAGATATTATGATCATTCTTCATCTTCTCAATCCTTGATCCCCAATGTCCCAGACGAATTCCGCTGCCCTATTTCATTAGACTTGATGAAAGATCCTGTTATTGTAGCATCCGGCCACACTTATGATAGAAATTCGATTGCCCAATGGATAAATTCAGGGCACCAAACATGCCCCAAAAGTGGGCAGAAGCTAATTCACATGGCACTTATACCCAACTATGCACTCAAGAGTCTAATGCAACAATGGTGCGAGGAGAACAACGTTCCCCAAGTTCAATCCTCACCATCGTCTTCCTCAGATTTGGAGAGGAGCAACAGCAAAAGAGACTTGTATGAGCATGCTGTTGATCATATTTCTGTTGTGAAAGCTGCTGTTGATGCCGTTAAATTGACAGCTGAGTTTCTGGTGGGAAAACTAGCAACTGGCTCACCAGATGTCCAAAAGCAAGCAGCATATGAGCTACGATTACTTGCCAAAACAGGCATGGACAATAGAAGGATAATAGCTGAGGCAGGAGCTATTCCATTTCTAGTGACATTGCTGAGATCCCACGAACCAAGAATTCAGGAAAATGCTGTCACTGCGCTACTCAACCTTTCCAtctacaacaacaacaagatTCTGATCATGGCGGCTGGAGCAATTGACAGCATAGTAAATGTCTTAGAATCAGGGAACACCATGGAAGCAAGAGAGaatgcagcagcagcaattTTCAGCTTGTCAATGATAGATGACTGCAAGGTAACCATTGGGAAGCGCCCTAGAGCCATTCCGGCATTGGTGGGGCTTTTGAAAGAAGGCACTCCAGCTGGTAAAAAGGATGCTGCCATAGCACTCTTTAACCTTGCAGTTTACAATGCTAACAAGGTGAGTGTTGTGTTTGCCGGGGCGGTTCCTCTGCTTATTCAGCTGCTGATGGATGACAAGGCAGGCATTACAGATGATGCCTTGGCTGTGCTGGCTCTACTTTTGGGTTGCTCTGAAGGGCTGGAGGAGATTGGGAAGAACAGGATTTTAGTGCCTATTCTTATTGATCTTTTAAGATTTGGTTCTCCGAAAGGGAAGGAGAATTCGATAACTCTTCTGTTGGGGCTGTGCAAAGATGGAGGAAAGGAGGTTGCGAGACGGCTGTTAATGAACCCGCGTAGCATTCCTTCTCTTCAGGGCTTGGCTGCTGATGGATCCTTGAAAGCTCGAAGAAAAGCCGATGCACTCCTTAGATTACTCAATAGGTGCTGCTTTCAATCTCAGAATCAGATTGGATGACAGTGTTAAAGAGTGTTTGTTGGATACAGAAGTGTAAATTCGTGAAGATTTAAGCACAGAAATGAAAGTGGTGTTGATTTATTACTGCCAGTGGATCTCAAAAGCTAAATTGTTGTTTGTTTCCAGAataatattcattttttttatagcgaTGGTGGCATTTTCCTTGAGCATTGTAGACCACTTTTCATTTCGCTAAGATTGGATGTAAAGATCTCACGAAAATGCATTTTATGATCTAAAGATTAAGCAATTCTACTCGAAAGCAATAATTGAACACATTTGTAAGCAATTCTACTCGTAAAACGAAATAACTGAATACATTTGATtgcttaactttttttttttttttttacatcaGTCTTTCGAGGAGGCCCTCAAACTTTGCTCCTCTCGCCaataataaaagaacaaagagaTGTAATTATACTACTATTACATAAGAAAGAAATGAGCTTGAAGATGAAAATGGTTTAACCATGTTAAACCTAACAGACCGGAACATGCCTGAAATTATGAGAGTGACCTCGGTATCCATCTGTGAACCATGATTCACCTATGGTAAGCATGAGTACTATTTACAGTGTTTTACAACTCTACCATCTCCAACTGAATGTGTGTGCCCTTTATGCTGTATTCCCAGTACCAGCTTCCACTATCCATCATGTTCTGTTCAATAGGATCTAATCGGACCACTAAACCTGTATCATCAATGAAATGATGGATGAATAGATCATGGTCTGGCACACATGTAAGTATGTCACAATGCATTCGGGTCAGCGTGTAAATTAGAGAGGGGGTCAGTTCTAACAGTTATCATCAATGTTAGGCTTGATTCTACCTCCGGGCAAGCAAATCCTTATGTTCCATGAAATGTTAGGCTTGAAGATAGTAAGAGTATGCTTTTTAAGGGAAATGAATTCTAGCAGGACGTTAGATATCTGAAGTCTACAGACAAACCAACCAATTATATCATGAAAGCCTCATAACTCTACAAACCTGAATCTCCTTGTGTGATCTTCATTTTGTAGGAATTTGGAACTTCAAATATATGATTTCCCTGCATCAGTTAGTAAGCAGCAAAAGGAGCTTCTTAGATTTGACTTGGAAGATAAATTTATAACAAGCTTATAATTCAGAATAAGCCAGCTGGAGAGGTGAACTCCTAACAATTGAATGTATAACCCTCCATTCACCAAAGTCATTGAGGGAAATTACAAGGTCCAAAATGGacttaaatattaaaaaccaGTTAAATTTAGATGTTTTAAACATTTGCCTCTTAGTGAATTCAATACAATAAAAGCAATCGCATGGGTAGATTTTATACTATAATACTAGTAACACAGATATCACATCCCCAAGGCCATCTTtagtaaaataatttatttattgaaaaaatgcTTTTTGATTGGCTCTTAATGATTTGAATATGTCTAGGACGGCAGGAACTGAAGTAGGAGTACCTCATATAATCTGTAAAAGCTGGAGGTTTTATCCTTAATTGATAGAATGAAActttttaatgtttaaaaAAGCCTCTGAAATTCACTATTTTCTCAACGATTTGTCTATCCTCCATGCATATCTAACCGTCAATCTAACCTGTAAGATTACATCAGTTGCCTCAAATTCAGCATTTCCATGCAGTACGACCTTACATGCCTCGATGCGTTGAACATCATGCTTCCAGTATACATTGTCTC
The Prunus dulcis chromosome 2, ALMONDv2, whole genome shotgun sequence DNA segment above includes these coding regions:
- the LOC117618765 gene encoding U-box domain-containing protein 1-like, which encodes MDLALVPPLMVSTGFLPTGSLLQSLIHICNEVCSTEKLPVLQARNISTMIRRIKLLTSLFEEIQESNGPLPPSSILCLTELFSVIRRAKFLIQDCKDGSFLWGLMQTELVSNQFYVLVKELGRALDILPLSLLKVTADIREQIELLHRQAKRVELCIDLKELERREELLVLMGSNSEKNKKNKGFIDLVKVKDILCSIGLRNTMDYEEETLKLEAEAHKQAGSGGLIVVSNIHNLTSLVSYCKSIIFIDDEFEKPSKEDLKVQSTPSNRYYDHSSSSQSLIPNVPDEFRCPISLDLMKDPVIVASGHTYDRNSIAQWINSGHQTCPKSGQKLIHMALIPNYALKSLMQQWCEENNVPQVQSSPSSSSDLERSNSKRDLYEHAVDHISVVKAAVDAVKLTAEFLVGKLATGSPDVQKQAAYELRLLAKTGMDNRRIIAEAGAIPFLVTLLRSHEPRIQENAVTALLNLSIYNNNKILIMAAGAIDSIVNVLESGNTMEARENAAAAIFSLSMIDDCKVTIGKRPRAIPALVGLLKEGTPAGKKDAAIALFNLAVYNANKVSVVFAGAVPLLIQLLMDDKAGITDDALAVLALLLGCSEGLEEIGKNRILVPILIDLLRFGSPKGKENSITLLLGLCKDGGKEVARRLLMNPRSIPSLQGLAADGSLKARRKADALLRLLNRCCFQSQNQIG